AAAAATCATCCCTTTCCATCAAGGATACGATAAACCGGCTCATTGACGCGGGACTGAACTCCATACCGGGCGGTGGAGCGGAAATCCTTGCGGATGAAATAAGAAAAAGAATCTCTCCGAATAAATGCAATGCCGGCAAATGGCTTGAGGTAATGAAAACAGCGCATAAATGCGGGCTTAAAACCACAGCAACGATGATGTTCGGACATATTGAGAAGCCAAAACATATAATCGAGCATCTTATAAAAATCCGCGCGCTTCAGGATGAAACAGGCGGTTTTACAGCGTTTATTCCATGGACATTTCAACCCGACAACACCCGCCTCCATACTCAAAAAGCTACTGCTGTGGAATATCTCAGAGTACTCGCCCTCAGCAGGCTGGTTCTGGATAATGTCCCCAATGTCCAGGCATCATGGGTGACACAGGGGGATAAGATTGCCCAGGTTGCCCTTGCGTTTGGAGCAAACGACCTTGGAAGCACGATGATAGAAGAAAATGTGGTGGCGGCCGCGGGAATCAAATTCCGGCTGCCAAAAGAGGAAATG
Above is a window of Anaerolineae bacterium DNA encoding:
- the mqnC gene encoding cyclic dehypoxanthinyl futalosine synthase, producing MNSICKITEKVALNERINDKEALTLFTDADTLVLADLADKRRKTLHPEPVVTYVVDRNINYTNVCVSGCLFCAFYRPLNHPDAYIISKEELKKKIEETLSLGGTQILLQGGMHPSLDLDFYTDLLRYIKENFSIHIHGFSPPEIAFLSEKSSLSIKDTINRLIDAGLNSIPGGGAEILADEIRKRISPNKCNAGKWLEVMKTAHKCGLKTTATMMFGHIEKPKHIIEHLIKIRALQDETGGFTAFIPWTFQPDNTRLHTQKATAVEYLRVLALSRLVLDNVPNVQASWVTQGDKIAQVALAFGANDLGSTMIEENVVAAAGIKFRLPKEEMIRLIQDAGYTAVQRDCFYNSVG